In a single window of the Petrotoga mexicana DSM 14811 genome:
- the guaB gene encoding IMP dehydrogenase encodes MEEYLTFDDVLLLPQYSEVVPSRVDTTSRLVKNIHLKIPFLSAAMDTVSESQMAKAMAREGAVGVIHKNMSIEQQAYEVSKVKKTENGIIYDPITITPDTTVKEAEKIMREYRIGGLPVVDNDKVLLGILTNRDIRFEQNMEKSAKELMTPYENLVVAGSHISLEEAKEILHQNKIEKLPIVDDKRHIKGLITIKDITSVIENPNATRDDKGRLVVGAAVGVSDGLQRTQELVNAGVDFVVLDSAHGHTKNIIEILKKIKKRFPELPVIAGNIATAEAAKMLIESGADAVKVGIGPGSICTTRVISGVGVPQLTAIMKVSEEANKYNIPVIADGGIRYSGDIVKALAAGASTVMMGSIFAGTEEAPGETVIYQGRKFKTYRGMGSIAAMEKGSKDRYFQEETPNEKLVPEGVEAMVAYKGEVKDVIIQLVGGVKAGMGYVGASDIKELQQKAKFIKITTASITEGHPHDVKITREAPNYFFSS; translated from the coding sequence ATGGAAGAGTATCTCACTTTTGATGATGTGTTGTTACTACCACAGTATAGTGAAGTTGTACCGAGTAGGGTTGATACAACATCTCGTTTAGTAAAAAATATCCATTTAAAAATCCCCTTTCTTTCTGCAGCTATGGATACTGTGAGTGAATCTCAAATGGCAAAAGCCATGGCAAGAGAAGGTGCCGTTGGGGTTATTCATAAAAATATGTCGATTGAACAGCAAGCCTACGAGGTTTCAAAGGTAAAAAAGACAGAGAACGGGATTATATACGATCCCATTACAATTACTCCCGATACAACCGTTAAAGAAGCTGAAAAGATCATGAGAGAGTACAGAATTGGCGGATTGCCAGTTGTGGATAATGATAAAGTTCTTTTAGGAATATTGACCAATAGAGATATTAGATTCGAGCAAAATATGGAAAAAAGTGCCAAAGAATTGATGACTCCCTACGAAAATTTAGTTGTAGCTGGTTCACATATATCTTTGGAAGAAGCAAAAGAGATACTTCATCAGAATAAGATAGAGAAATTGCCTATTGTAGATGATAAAAGACATATAAAGGGTTTAATAACAATAAAGGATATTACTTCTGTAATCGAAAACCCAAACGCAACTAGAGATGATAAAGGGCGTTTAGTTGTTGGAGCTGCTGTTGGTGTTTCAGATGGTTTACAAAGAACGCAAGAATTAGTGAATGCGGGGGTTGATTTTGTCGTTTTAGATTCCGCACATGGACATACAAAAAATATTATTGAAATTTTAAAAAAGATAAAAAAAAGATTTCCAGAACTCCCTGTAATTGCTGGAAATATAGCCACTGCTGAAGCTGCCAAGATGTTAATAGAAAGTGGAGCCGATGCAGTAAAAGTTGGAATTGGACCAGGTTCTATATGTACTACGAGAGTTATTTCTGGGGTTGGGGTACCACAATTAACTGCAATTATGAAGGTTTCAGAAGAAGCGAATAAATACAATATCCCTGTTATAGCTGACGGCGGAATAAGATATTCTGGTGATATCGTTAAGGCTTTAGCAGCAGGGGCTTCTACTGTGATGATGGGAAGTATTTTTGCAGGTACTGAAGAAGCACCTGGCGAAACGGTAATCTATCAAGGCAGGAAGTTTAAAACATACAGAGGGATGGGTTCAATAGCAGCAATGGAAAAAGGGAGCAAAGATAGATATTTTCAAGAAGAGACACCAAATGAGAAGCTTGTGCCAGAAGGTGTTGAAGCTATGGTAGCATACAAAGGTGAGGTAAAAGATGTTATAATACAATTAGTTGGAGGAGTCAAAGCTGGAATGGGATATGTTGGTGCAAGTGATATCAAGGAATTACAGCAAAAGGCTAAATTTATAAAAATTACTACGGCAAGTATAACTGAAGGACATCCACATGATGTAAAAATCACACGTGAAGCTCCAAATTATTTCTTTTCATCTTAG
- the rlmN gene encoding 23S rRNA (adenine(2503)-C(2))-methyltransferase RlmN codes for MQTKNILDFEYSDLQSYLLNELGLEKFRTDQICDWIYKKRVFDFESMTNLSKDDRQKLSDNFKISIPHIIKKQVSKIDGTTKYLLELEDRNTVEAVIIYYPSRTIACISTQVGCPLKCSFCSTGQSGYVRNLSTGEIIGQLLAMEKDKEMDVKNVVYMGMGEPLLNFNNVVQSVEILNHPKMKKLGARHITISTAGIPHKIEELGDLSKEFRLSVSLHAPTNLQRDQIMPINHKYPVEQVIQSCRIYQEKTKKRVTFEYILIKGFNDSKEDALKLVELFGDLKVMVNLIPVNANPAGFEKPSKRFIQAFLDTLIKNGIDAVIRAEKGSDISAACGQLRTRELKEVNR; via the coding sequence ATGCAAACAAAAAACATTTTAGATTTTGAATATTCAGATTTGCAAAGTTATTTGCTCAATGAATTAGGACTTGAAAAGTTCAGAACTGATCAAATTTGTGATTGGATTTATAAGAAAAGAGTTTTTGATTTTGAATCAATGACTAATTTATCTAAAGACGATAGACAAAAACTCAGTGATAACTTTAAAATATCTATTCCTCATATTATTAAAAAACAGGTATCAAAGATAGATGGAACTACTAAGTATCTTTTGGAGTTAGAGGATAGAAACACGGTTGAAGCGGTAATTATTTACTATCCTTCAAGAACGATCGCATGTATTTCAACACAAGTTGGTTGTCCTTTGAAATGCTCATTTTGTTCTACAGGACAAAGCGGTTACGTTAGAAATTTATCGACAGGTGAAATAATTGGTCAATTGTTAGCTATGGAAAAAGATAAAGAGATGGATGTAAAAAACGTTGTATACATGGGAATGGGTGAACCATTATTGAATTTTAACAACGTTGTTCAAAGCGTTGAGATCTTAAACCATCCAAAGATGAAAAAGTTAGGAGCAAGACATATAACCATTTCAACTGCCGGAATACCTCACAAAATTGAAGAACTGGGTGATTTGAGCAAAGAGTTTCGGCTTTCTGTCTCGCTTCATGCACCAACGAATCTTCAAAGAGATCAAATAATGCCAATAAATCATAAGTATCCTGTAGAGCAGGTGATTCAGTCATGCCGAATTTATCAGGAAAAAACAAAAAAGAGGGTCACTTTTGAGTATATTTTGATAAAAGGATTTAATGATTCAAAAGAAGATGCCTTAAAATTAGTTGAACTGTTTGGTGACCTGAAAGTGATGGTTAATTTAATTCCTGTCAATGCAAATCCAGCAGGGTTTGAAAAGCCTTCGAAAAGATTTATTCAGGCTTTTTTAGATACTCTTATAAAGAATGGAATTGATGCTGTTATACGTGCCGAGAAAGGTAGCGATATATCAGCTGCTTGTGGTCAATTAAGGACCAGAGAGTTAAAAGAAGTTAATAGGTGA
- a CDS encoding PASTA domain-containing protein yields the protein MIKIRKLIKNLIFFILGIVAAGILAFFFMTVFVNSSNTVEIPYLIGEDKKVAVSSLEELNLIPNVVGNGEKVLYTDPEPGTKVKEGHHVIVQLREMNTLKIPDLIGIPSGVAQQFLSEYNITFEIRNQLTYKPEDNDVVLNMSPTPGNNYNGEKVILYIGEYEGSNQ from the coding sequence ATGATTAAAATAAGGAAATTAATAAAAAATTTGATATTTTTTATTCTAGGAATAGTTGCCGCGGGAATACTCGCCTTTTTTTTCATGACAGTTTTTGTCAATAGTTCGAATACGGTGGAGATTCCTTATTTGATTGGAGAAGATAAAAAAGTAGCAGTTTCTTCTTTAGAGGAATTAAATTTAATTCCAAACGTAGTAGGTAACGGAGAAAAAGTTTTGTATACCGATCCTGAACCTGGTACAAAGGTAAAAGAGGGTCATCATGTAATAGTTCAACTTAGAGAGATGAATACTCTGAAGATTCCTGATCTGATTGGAATACCGTCTGGAGTAGCACAACAGTTTCTAAGTGAATACAACATAACTTTTGAAATTAGAAATCAATTAACTTATAAACCTGAAGATAATGATGTAGTACTGAACATGTCTCCAACACCAGGAAATAATTATAATGGAGAAAAGGTGATTCTCTATATTGGTGAATATGAAGGGAGTAATCAATGA
- the rsgA gene encoding ribosome small subunit-dependent GTPase A: MSWRRGIVVRFHSDMVSVQDLETNQKVNCFLPGRFKLQKIRPIVGDYVEYSKDQNYSYGRIENILERKNELYRPRVANLDQLVLVTSIKEPKVDLIVIDKIIVLAEKENLDIVIVLNKTDLLVNEEEKKEMERFIEIYGKIYPVIPTSKITKNNLDRLKSYLKNKVSTFAGPSGVGKSSLLNVLDPKLKLREGEISKKLGRGKHTTTYAELLYFDFGGYIVDTPGFSSLELRGIKKDEVRRYFKEFLEFDGFCQFSNCSHTVEPGCAVKEAVEKGQISFSRYTNYCQIYEEIEDSSLKLQ, from the coding sequence ATGAGTTGGAGAAGGGGTATAGTTGTTAGATTTCATTCGGATATGGTATCCGTTCAAGATTTGGAAACTAATCAAAAAGTTAACTGTTTCCTACCTGGCAGATTTAAATTACAGAAGATTCGACCAATTGTTGGCGATTATGTAGAGTATTCTAAGGACCAAAATTATAGTTATGGAAGAATTGAAAACATTTTAGAGAGAAAAAATGAATTGTACAGGCCCAGGGTTGCTAACTTGGATCAGCTTGTTTTAGTTACGTCAATTAAAGAACCTAAAGTAGATTTGATAGTAATCGATAAAATCATAGTTCTCGCTGAAAAAGAAAATCTGGATATAGTCATAGTGTTAAACAAAACAGATTTGCTTGTCAACGAAGAAGAAAAAAAAGAAATGGAAAGATTTATAGAAATATATGGTAAAATTTATCCTGTAATTCCCACATCGAAAATAACGAAAAATAATTTAGATAGATTAAAGTCCTATTTAAAAAACAAAGTATCGACCTTCGCAGGCCCTTCTGGAGTTGGAAAGTCTAGTTTATTGAATGTTTTAGACCCAAAATTGAAACTTCGAGAAGGAGAAATCTCCAAAAAATTAGGTAGAGGTAAACATACTACAACGTATGCTGAACTTCTTTATTTTGATTTTGGAGGATATATAGTTGATACACCTGGTTTTTCGAGTTTAGAGTTAAGGGGAATAAAAAAAGATGAAGTAAGGCGTTATTTCAAAGAGTTTTTGGAATTCGACGGTTTTTGCCAGTTTTCTAACTGTTCTCATACGGTTGAACCTGGTTGTGCAGTTAAAGAGGCTGTGGAAAAGGGACAAATTTCATTTAGCAGGTATACCAATTATTGTCAAATATACGAAGAAATAGAAGATAGTTCACTAAAATTACAATAG
- the rpe gene encoding ribulose-phosphate 3-epimerase — MIKIYPSILAADFLNLAQEIEKVSKKADGIHLDIMDGVFVPNITFGFPIVESIRKKFKDIYLDAHLMIVEPDKYLEEFSKYVNSITVHYEAVVHLHRTILRIKELGCDAGVTLNPHTPVSLLEEILPYVDKVLIMSVNPGFTGQHFIESTYKKVRKLRKISDEKGLNVEIMVDGGVNKQNIGLLHQSGVNTFIIGASVFYSENPSQEIIELKKVAGDFE, encoded by the coding sequence TTGATAAAAATATATCCTTCCATTTTAGCTGCTGATTTTTTGAATTTAGCTCAAGAGATAGAGAAAGTTTCTAAAAAAGCTGATGGAATACATCTTGATATTATGGATGGAGTGTTTGTTCCAAATATTACTTTTGGTTTTCCAATCGTGGAATCGATTAGAAAAAAATTTAAAGATATATATTTGGATGCTCATTTGATGATCGTTGAACCAGATAAATATTTAGAAGAATTTTCTAAGTATGTGAATAGCATAACGGTACATTATGAAGCGGTGGTACATCTACATAGAACCATATTAAGGATCAAAGAGTTGGGGTGCGACGCGGGTGTAACTTTAAATCCGCATACTCCCGTGTCACTTTTGGAAGAAATTCTTCCGTATGTCGATAAAGTATTGATTATGTCTGTTAATCCAGGATTTACTGGGCAACATTTTATAGAAAGCACTTACAAAAAAGTAAGAAAATTAAGAAAAATTTCAGATGAAAAGGGACTGAATGTTGAAATAATGGTTGACGGAGGAGTGAATAAACAGAACATTGGGTTACTTCACCAAAGTGGTGTTAACACTTTCATCATTGGTGCGAGTGTGTTTTATTCCGAAAATCCTTCACAAGAGATAATCGAACTAAAAAAGGTGGCTGGAGATTTTGAGTGA
- the rdgB gene encoding RdgB/HAM1 family non-canonical purine NTP pyrophosphatase: protein MSEVYLATSNRNKVREINEILQNIDINGSITVKYIFDEIKEDDFEVEEYGETYVENSVIKAWAYSKLIKKPVFSDDSGLSIISLGGFPGVNSARFMENEPYEQKMKELLSMLENKKDRTAYFACAATYFDPQKNFLVTCQEEVYGKIAFEIRGKNGFGYDPIFIPDGYNYTFGELSKDVKNRISHRAKAIKKLLIFLKSAKILGNKE, encoded by the coding sequence TTGAGTGAGGTGTATTTGGCTACATCAAATAGAAACAAGGTAAGAGAAATCAATGAAATCCTTCAAAATATTGATATAAATGGAAGTATCACTGTTAAATATATATTTGATGAGATAAAAGAAGATGATTTTGAAGTAGAAGAATATGGTGAAACTTATGTAGAAAATTCTGTCATTAAAGCTTGGGCTTATTCAAAATTAATAAAAAAACCAGTTTTTTCGGATGATTCTGGTTTGTCTATAATCTCTCTTGGAGGATTCCCCGGCGTAAACTCTGCAAGGTTCATGGAAAATGAGCCTTATGAGCAGAAGATGAAGGAATTGTTATCAATGCTGGAAAATAAAAAAGATAGAACCGCTTATTTTGCCTGTGCGGCGACGTATTTTGATCCACAGAAAAATTTTTTAGTAACTTGTCAAGAAGAAGTTTATGGTAAAATAGCATTTGAGATAAGGGGTAAGAATGGTTTTGGCTATGATCCCATTTTTATTCCTGATGGATACAATTATACTTTTGGAGAATTAAGCAAAGATGTAAAAAATAGGATAAGTCATAGGGCAAAAGCCATAAAAAAGTTGCTTATTTTTTTAAAAAGTGCTAAAATATTAGGCAATAAGGAATAA
- a CDS encoding HU family DNA-binding protein: MNKKDLVDAFAKKANVTKKDAESYIDAFVDVVSEALSKGEEVKLVGFGTFKVQKRAARKGVNPQTGKAIKIPEKMVPKFVPGKELKDMVK, encoded by the coding sequence GTGAATAAGAAGGATTTAGTTGATGCTTTCGCAAAGAAAGCTAACGTAACAAAGAAAGATGCAGAAAGTTATATTGATGCTTTTGTTGATGTAGTGTCTGAGGCTTTAAGTAAGGGTGAAGAGGTTAAGTTAGTTGGTTTTGGAACTTTCAAAGTTCAGAAAAGAGCAGCGAGAAAAGGTGTTAACCCACAAACTGGAAAAGCTATTAAGATTCCAGAAAAGATGGTTCCAAAATTTGTTCCCGGTAAAGAATTAAAAGATATGGTGAAGTAA
- a CDS encoding metallophosphoesterase family protein, with protein sequence MIWAISDIHGMYDTLISLLKQTQIKDSDTMIFLGDYVDRGPDSKKVLDLLITLSKQRNRIFLKGNHDDMMVDYYQKTHEYGEGVWFYNGALSTIRSFNNNIEEEYINFLKELPLYCEIEVRDEKYLFVHAGVNPEKPLSKQDKWDLLWIRDEFLSMSERYYNYTVIHGHTPTLYLTGEDKIFVKRDNNKKIISVDIDTGCVYGGKLTAFGITEDNKHVVLQSF encoded by the coding sequence GTGATCTGGGCAATTTCGGATATCCACGGTATGTACGATACTTTAATTTCGCTTTTAAAACAAACACAGATCAAAGATTCTGACACGATGATTTTTCTTGGTGATTATGTGGATAGAGGGCCTGATTCAAAAAAAGTATTGGATCTTTTGATTACTTTAAGCAAACAGAGGAATCGTATCTTTCTAAAAGGAAATCATGACGATATGATGGTCGACTATTACCAAAAAACTCATGAGTATGGTGAAGGTGTCTGGTTTTACAATGGTGCCTTATCGACAATAAGAAGTTTCAATAACAATATTGAGGAAGAGTACATAAACTTTTTAAAAGAGCTACCTTTGTATTGTGAGATAGAAGTAAGAGATGAGAAATATTTATTTGTACATGCCGGAGTAAATCCAGAAAAACCACTTTCCAAACAAGATAAATGGGATTTGTTATGGATAAGAGATGAATTTTTAAGTATGTCTGAAAGGTATTATAATTACACCGTTATTCATGGACACACTCCAACATTGTATCTAACAGGTGAAGATAAAATCTTTGTGAAGCGAGATAATAATAAGAAAATAATAAGTGTAGATATAGATACGGGATGTGTGTACGGTGGGAAGTTGACGGCGTTTGGAATCACCGAGGATAATAAACATGTAGTTTTACAGTCTTTTTGA
- the gcvT gene encoding glycine cleavage system aminomethyltransferase GcvT, producing the protein MLKKIKDYCNYSQSQILKQILEDNGIQVFLKSPIGIGGEYFGEGAIYDLYVEDKDFSTAKVIIRELEKGGNTLSELKKTPLYERHIELGAKMGEFVGWELPLWYSSIIDEHNAVRNCIGVFDVSHMGELFVQGKDAQKFVNYLITNNVERVPNGKIVYSPMCNEDGGILDDLLAYKFNEEKILLVVNASNTQKDFEWVKTQASSFNVDIINKSDEYCQIAFQGPKSQDQLQKYLKDIDLDSIEYYSFEVIQLEGEEIILSRTGYTGEDGFELYLSPTIVVKVWDKLIQLAKEVDGKPCGLGSRDTLRFEPKMLLYGNDMDENTTPLEAGLRWTVDFNKEFIGKEALLKQKEEGIKRKLVGMEIHDKMPVRHGYEIYKDNEKIGFVTSGVKSPTLGKNLALGYVSKEFSKSGTMVSIKARNKLLEAEVVKTPFYKGSVKSTK; encoded by the coding sequence ATGCTGAAAAAAATAAAAGATTATTGCAATTATTCCCAAAGCCAGATTTTGAAGCAAATTTTGGAAGATAATGGTATACAAGTATTCTTAAAATCTCCCATAGGAATAGGGGGAGAGTACTTCGGTGAGGGAGCAATTTATGATTTGTATGTTGAAGATAAGGATTTTAGCACAGCAAAAGTTATAATTAGAGAACTTGAGAAAGGAGGAAACACTTTGTCAGAACTTAAAAAGACGCCGCTTTATGAAAGACATATAGAACTTGGAGCCAAGATGGGAGAATTTGTAGGGTGGGAGCTTCCGTTATGGTATTCTTCTATTATTGATGAGCATAACGCCGTAAGAAATTGTATTGGAGTTTTTGATGTATCTCATATGGGTGAATTATTTGTGCAAGGGAAAGATGCTCAAAAATTTGTAAATTACTTGATTACAAATAATGTGGAAAGGGTACCCAATGGCAAAATAGTGTACTCCCCTATGTGTAACGAGGATGGTGGTATTTTAGATGATCTTCTCGCTTATAAATTCAACGAAGAAAAGATCTTGTTGGTAGTCAACGCTTCTAATACTCAAAAAGATTTTGAATGGGTAAAAACACAAGCTTCCTCTTTTAATGTTGATATTATTAACAAGAGTGATGAGTATTGTCAAATAGCTTTTCAAGGTCCAAAATCTCAGGATCAACTACAAAAATATCTTAAAGATATTGATCTGGATAGTATAGAATATTATTCTTTTGAAGTTATACAACTAGAAGGAGAAGAAATAATCTTATCAAGGACAGGATACACAGGTGAAGATGGTTTTGAATTATATCTATCTCCAACAATCGTTGTTAAAGTTTGGGATAAACTTATACAACTTGCTAAAGAGGTTGATGGGAAACCATGTGGTTTGGGAAGCAGGGACACTTTAAGGTTCGAGCCTAAAATGCTCCTTTATGGCAACGATATGGATGAAAATACTACACCGTTGGAGGCAGGCTTAAGATGGACTGTCGATTTTAATAAAGAATTTATTGGTAAGGAAGCTTTACTGAAACAAAAAGAAGAAGGAATCAAAAGAAAATTAGTTGGTATGGAAATACACGACAAGATGCCAGTTAGGCATGGGTATGAAATTTACAAAGACAATGAAAAGATAGGGTTTGTGACAAGTGGTGTAAAGTCTCCTACTTTAGGGAAGAATTTAGCCTTAGGCTATGTAAGTAAAGAATTTTCGAAATCTGGGACCATGGTTAGTATAAAGGCAAGAAACAAATTATTAGAAGCTGAGGTTGTAAAAACTCCGTTTTATAAAGGAAGTGTAAAAAGCACAAAATAA
- the gcvPA gene encoding aminomethyl-transferring glycine dehydrogenase subunit GcvPA, producing MNDFPYLPHTQKDIEEMFAFLGIKDIDELYQDIPALFKGELNIPSGLSEIEVKERLTDLSQMNKNIEEYGIFRGAGIYNHYIPSVIYPLASNRNFLTAYTPYQAEVSQGTLQILYEYQTQICNLTGMEVSNSSMYDGASALGEAILMAKRINGKNHVLMSKLVHPEYQEVSKTYVEVQGMNIEQIDYLSETGQLDLADLTSKITEETSCVVVSYPNFLGVIEDLKAIREKVPSDVVFIVVTYPISLGLLEAPGKFGVDIVVGEGQSLGNTPSFGGPGLGIFASKKNYIRKMPGRIIGETVDQDGKRGFCMVLQTREQHIRREKSTSNICSNHAFNALLASLYLNVMGKQGIREVSLQNYHKAHYLAKKLLETEKFKPVFDGPFFNEFVLESKIDPELLNEKLLEQHYFGPLILKNFYEEMGNNVLFCATELTKKRDIDFLCSFLEGLS from the coding sequence ATGAATGATTTTCCATATTTACCCCATACCCAAAAAGACATAGAAGAAATGTTTGCTTTTTTGGGAATAAAAGATATCGACGAACTTTATCAAGATATTCCAGCACTGTTCAAAGGTGAGTTGAATATCCCTTCGGGTTTGAGCGAAATAGAAGTTAAAGAAAGGTTAACCGATTTATCGCAAATGAATAAAAATATAGAAGAATACGGTATTTTTAGAGGTGCGGGCATTTACAATCATTATATTCCTTCTGTAATATATCCTTTAGCGTCAAACAGGAATTTTTTAACCGCTTATACGCCTTACCAAGCCGAAGTTTCTCAAGGTACCCTCCAAATACTCTATGAGTATCAAACTCAGATCTGCAATCTTACAGGGATGGAAGTTTCTAATTCATCTATGTATGATGGTGCTTCTGCTTTAGGTGAGGCTATTTTAATGGCAAAAAGAATTAATGGCAAAAACCATGTTTTAATGTCAAAATTGGTTCATCCCGAGTATCAAGAAGTGTCAAAAACCTATGTTGAAGTGCAAGGGATGAATATAGAGCAAATCGATTACTTATCTGAAACGGGTCAATTAGATCTAGCTGATTTAACTTCTAAAATCACCGAAGAAACATCTTGTGTTGTAGTTTCATATCCAAACTTTTTAGGTGTAATAGAAGATTTAAAAGCGATAAGAGAAAAGGTTCCTAGCGATGTTGTTTTCATTGTAGTCACCTATCCAATCTCTTTAGGGTTGTTAGAAGCTCCTGGGAAATTTGGGGTGGATATAGTAGTAGGAGAAGGTCAATCTTTAGGGAATACACCTTCATTTGGGGGACCGGGTTTAGGAATCTTTGCTTCCAAAAAAAATTATATCCGAAAGATGCCTGGCAGAATCATTGGAGAAACCGTAGATCAAGACGGTAAAAGAGGATTTTGCATGGTTTTGCAGACAAGAGAACAACATATAAGAAGGGAAAAATCTACTTCCAATATATGTTCAAATCATGCATTCAACGCTCTTTTGGCTTCTTTGTACTTGAATGTGATGGGGAAGCAAGGGATAAGAGAAGTTTCTCTTCAGAATTATCATAAGGCCCATTATTTAGCAAAAAAATTGCTAGAGACTGAAAAATTTAAACCTGTATTTGATGGCCCTTTTTTTAACGAGTTTGTATTAGAAAGTAAAATAGATCCTGAACTTCTCAACGAAAAACTGTTGGAGCAACATTATTTTGGACCTTTGATACTGAAGAACTTTTATGAAGAAATGGGGAATAATGTGCTGTTTTGCGCGACAGAACTGACTAAAAAAAGAGATATCGACTTTTTATGTTCTTTCT